DNA sequence from the Tissierella sp. MB52-C2 genome:
TAAATTTATATATACTTCTTTGCCCTTTACATTAAAATCTATATTTATTAATCCTAAGTTTTCTGTTTCAAGGCTTATATAAAAACTCATATTATTCTTATCAATACCTTTTTCCCCATAGGGAACTATAATATTTAAGCTTTTATATTCGTTTCCAATTTCTATTGGTAACTGAAGTATTATATCTTTTTTAGATATCTTTCTTTGGATACTTAAGTATTCATCCTTTAGTTCTCTTTTTTCATTAGAATCAAAAGACTTTTCTCCACTATTCAATAGACTTACTAGATCGTTATACTCCTCTTTAAAACCATCATCACCATTTTTAATAGATTCTGATATCTTTTCTTGAAGTACTTTTATGTTTTCCTTAAATTCTTCATTATATTTAGAATTATGAGGATCCTGTATATCCTTTAATATATTGGCAATTCCCTTATCTCCGTTTAAAAAGAGATTTATATCCTTAATCTCCTTTAAGGTCATGGGAATTTGATTTTTCATTATAATTGGTAAGATTTGTTCTTCATTTCCTTTAATATCTTTTATTTCCTTGAACATCTTATGGCTTTCTTTATATCTATTTATCTTTTTTTCTATATAATTATTTAATTCTTTGATTTCCATATGTTCCAAGGTTTTTCCTTCTTTAATACTTTCCCTTATTATATTTGTAGTAAGGCTATTTTTTGCCCTTATATATTCTTCAAATATTAACCCCTCACTTATTTTATCGACTGGGTTAATGGTTTCGCTACTTGTATTTATTTCCTTATGAACCATGTATAGGTTATTCAGGGTAATAGAGTTAAATCTTCTCTCTGCAAGAGATACTGTAGTAGGATTTAATTCTTCTCCTAGAGTATTAAATATATTAGATATATAAATCGTCTTATCTAGGGTCTTACCCTCTATATTTAGAGCTTTATCCATGTTTTCATTGATAACTTCCTTAATTGTTTTTATGGTAAAATCCTCTCCATTCTTTATTAAATGTAGAAGATCTTTATCTGTAATTCTTCCTAAGGTTTCCAATTCTTCCTTTATCTTATATATAAAGTCTTTAGTTAAAGGCTCTGATATTTCTTCAGATGAAGGTTCTCTTTTTAGTTCCTTCACAAGCTCATATATATCTTCTTCTAATATATTTACACCATTTGTATTTAAGTTTATAATTTCACCATGGTCTAATAATGTTATTAACTCTTTCACAGCTTCCTTCATGTCTACGACCTTATTATACTTTTCATTGTCCATGGTCATGTTATTTACTATAAACTCCCTAAGAATATTTATGTTTTCCATATTATTTTCTATATTTAAATCTGCTAATATTTCTCTTAAACTATCTATTGATGTTTCCTGTGCTACTGTAAAGCCTTCAAAATTCTTAGCCTCAAAATTACCTTTTATTTCATTTGTAACATAGGAATTATTTAATTTATATAGAGTCTCTATATTAAACTCTTTATCTTCACATATTATTTTTACATATGTTTCTTCCTTTAAAGCTTTTAGGTTATATAGCTTCTTCATTACATCCATGGTCTTATCTATATTTTCCTTTGTAATAGGGAGCTTTTCTTTATGTAACACTATTATAGTATCATATACATCTTTTCCCATTTTTTGTCCATAGATTTCTTTACTTATTTCCTCTGCTTCTTTATAAGTAAGATCCTTTTCTAGCCTTAAAAATCTCTTAAAGGAAAAGGGAACCTTCTCATTTTTGATTTCCTCTAGAGCATCATTTATTTTCTGTAAATTTACATTTTCTAAATCAATTCCTCTATCTAAAAGTTTTACTATGGAATCTGCATCTATATCCTCTACTATATTGTTTAGATACTCCTTTGATTTAATATACGAA
Encoded proteins:
- a CDS encoding DUF6240 domain-containing protein; the protein is MEILKINNKDNIINAYNTPTLPYDVEGVLVDKNGKDIKVQKIIDNKTIEYSLRLNEEIAKDIGEDIIVEKENIVSSKVEEKEEVIKEESETRKVADILSELGLEYTEENIRMIEFLLSSGIGITKSNVDSYIKSKEYLNNIVEDIDADSIVKLLDRGIDLENVNLQKINDALEEIKNEKVPFSFKRFLRLEKDLTYKEAEEISKEIYGQKMGKDVYDTIIVLHKEKLPITKENIDKTMDVMKKLYNLKALKEETYVKIICEDKEFNIETLYKLNNSYVTNEIKGNFEAKNFEGFTVAQETSIDSLREILADLNIENNMENINILREFIVNNMTMDNEKYNKVVDMKEAVKELITLLDHGEIINLNTNGVNILEEDIYELVKELKREPSSEEISEPLTKDFIYKIKEELETLGRITDKDLLHLIKNGEDFTIKTIKEVINENMDKALNIEGKTLDKTIYISNIFNTLGEELNPTTVSLAERRFNSITLNNLYMVHKEINTSSETINPVDKISEGLIFEEYIRAKNSLTTNIIRESIKEGKTLEHMEIKELNNYIEKKINRYKESHKMFKEIKDIKGNEEQILPIIMKNQIPMTLKEIKDINLFLNGDKGIANILKDIQDPHNSKYNEEFKENIKVLQEKISESIKNGDDGFKEEYNDLVSLLNSGEKSFDSNEKRELKDEYLSIQRKISKKDIILQLPIEIGNEYKSLNIIVPYGEKGIDKNNMSFYISLETENLGLINIDFNVKGKEVYINLEEDSLINRINILEKSLENLGYKLVI